Below is a genomic region from Echinicola rosea.
GGAAAAAACAGGCAAGCTATCTTTTTGAAGCCTCATAGATGAGGGAGGCGGGGATTTAAAAGCAAAGAGCAGTAAAGGGATTACTGCTCTTTGTTTGGTAAGTGAATATTCCCACCCAAAAAAGCCTATAAATGCCAAATTTATGGGTTAGGGACAATTTTGACAATGCCTGTACCTTGAATGCCGACATAGATGTGGTTGTCTGGACCGATTTTTACATTTCTCATTCTTCCCGAGCCATCCATCAATTTGGTTCTTTTGGTTACCTGCTTACCTTCTAAGGTGAGCATTTCCAAGTATTGGAATTTTAGGGATCCTACGAGCAGGTTTCCTGCCCAATCGGGATAGGTTTCCTCTGGCACCAACGCAAAACCACAGGGTGCAATGGAAGGTACCCAGTAATAAAGCGGCTGTTCCATGCCTTCTCGGTTGGTTTCTTCAGTCAACATTGAATCGTCATAATTGATCCCATAGGACACTTCTGGCCACCCGAAATTGGCACCTTTCTTTACGATATTGATTTCATCTCCTCCTTGAGGGCCATGCTCATTGACCCATATTTCATTGTAAACGGGGTGGAAGATCATTCCTTGGGGGTTCCGGTGGCCGTAGGAATAGATAGCTTTCTTGGCATTTTCATCATTGTAAAAAGGATTGTCTTCAGGAATGGCCCCATCGTCATGTAGCCGATAGACTTTGCCGCCATCACGGGTGATGTCTTGGGGATTTACATCCCGTTCGCCCCTTTCACCTACAGAAAAATAGAGGTATCCATCGTCGTCGAAAGCCATTCTGGAACCAAAGTGTTGTCCCTTTTCTGTATTGGGGGTTGCTTTATAAAGGACCTCTTGATCTGTAAGGCTACTTCCGTCAAATTTCGCTCTCATAACAGCTGTGTGGGCGCCATCACCCTCTCCTTCCCCAGACGAATAGGTGAGATATATCCATCCGTTAGTGCTGTAATCGGGGTGGAGTATAATGTCCAAAAGACCACCTTGCCCTTTGGATACGACATCTGGGGTGCCGGG
It encodes:
- a CDS encoding PQQ-dependent sugar dehydrogenase yields the protein MKKPITNILLTQRLVIFVMVLTGSVSCAQDKRPEVMENTPPIGDDPKNYTTETVVEDINNPWGMAFLPDGAILVTEKDGELIYAKDGQKKIIPGTPDVVSKGQGGLLDIILHPDYSTNGWIYLTYSSGEGEGDGAHTAVMRAKFDGSSLTDQEVLYKATPNTEKGQHFGSRMAFDDDGYLYFSVGERGERDVNPQDITRDGGKVYRLHDDGAIPEDNPFYNDENAKKAIYSYGHRNPQGMIFHPVYNEIWVNEHGPQGGDEINIVKKGANFGWPEVSYGINYDDSMLTEETNREGMEQPLYYWVPSIAPCGFALVPEETYPDWAGNLLVGSLKFQYLEMLTLEGKQVTKRTKLMDGSGRMRNVKIGPDNHIYVGIQGTGIVKIVPNP